The Flammeovirga pectinis genomic interval TAGAGATTACTTCTGATGTTAAACCTAAAGCAGGTAAAAGTACGATATATACTTCTGGGTGACCTAAGAACCAGAATAAGTGCTGGAATAAAATTGGGCTACCACCTGAATGCTCTAATAATTCTCCCTGAATATAGATATCTGATAAGTAGAATGAAGTTCCAAAGCTACGATCAAATACTAATAATAATGCTGCTGCAAATAATACAGGGAAAGAAAGGATACCGATAACTGCTGTAATAAAGAATGACCAGATTGTTAATGGCATTTTTGCAAATGACATACCAGCAGTTCTTAAGTTGATTACCGTAGAAATATAGTTAATTGAACCAAGTAAACTTGATGCAATAAAGAATACCATTGAAACTAACCATAAAGTCATACCAATACCTGAACCAGAAACTGCTTGAGGTAATGCTGACAAAGGAGGATAAATTACCCAACCACCTGATGCAGGTCCTGTTGAAGTAAATAAAGAAGTAAGCATAATTACTGAAGCTAACGCAAATAACCAGTAAGAAAGCATGTTCATAAACCCTGATGCCATATCTCTTGCTCCAATTTGTAATGGAATCAAGAAGTTGGAAAAAGTACCACTTAAACCAGCTGTCAAAACAAAGAATACCATAATAGTACCGTGCATTGTAACTGCAGCAAGATAAAATGTAGTATCCATTTTACCAGATTCAGTAATCCAATCACCCAACAATGGTCTTAACCATTCTAAGTTAGCTTCAGGAAAACCTAATTGAATACGGAATAAAACTGATAACCCACCACCAATAATCGCCCAAAGAATACCTGAAATTAAGTATTGTTTTGCAATTACTTTATGATCATAAGAGAACACATAGTTGGTCCAGAAATTACCGTGATGTTCATGATCATCATGAGAATGAACATCATTATGTTCTACGTCTAATACTACGCTTGACATATTTTTTATATTTATGTATTTTGTATCTTATTCTACTATAACTATCTCGCTTGAGCAACAGCTTCTTTTTCAGCTTTCTTAGCTTCCCAAGTTGCCATATAATCAGGATTTTTCTCTAACCATGATTTCTGCTTCATTAACCACTCATCGTACTCTGCTTGAGAAACAATCTTAACAATTCTTCTCATACCAAAGTGACCGTAACCACAAACTTCTGTACAAGCCAATTCATAATTGAATTTTGGATTGTTAGTTTTTGTACGCATCTCTGAAGTTGTAATAGATGGTGTAAATTTAAAACGAGTTGGCATACCAGGTACTGCATCCATTTTCACTCTAAAGTGAGGAAGGAATACTGAATGTATAACATCAATAGCTCTAATTTTTAATTCTACTTCTTTACCTACAGGTAACACAATCTCACGTGCCATGAAATCATCATTAGCATTCACATCATCAAAATCAATTCCCATTGAGTTTGTATTATCGATGTTTGCTACATTGTATTTACCTAATTTAAGGTCTTTACCAGGGTAACGAATTTCCCAAGCAAATTGCTTACCCATTAATTCTACCTGAATAGCAGAATCAGAAGCGGGTGCAGTAATGTCTGCCCAAGCTCTCCAACCAAAGATTACTAACACAGCCATAACAATAGCAGGAACAGCTGTCCACGCAATTTCTAATTTGTCGTTATGAGGATAGAAGTCTGCTTTTCTTTTTTCAGAATATTGAAAAAAGAATGGGAATGTAAATAATAGTAAGTGAGTCACAACAAAAGCTGCAAAAACAACCCCTAATGTAATGTTGAACAAAGCATCTGTTTCTTTACCATGAAGAGATGCTGCTTCTGGCAAGAAGTATTGAGAAGCATCATTATACGACCAGTAAATTAGCCCTAATCCAACAACCAATAAGATTGGGAATAATGCACCATTAATTTTATTACTGAAAGTAACCTTGTTAGAATCTTCTTTCGCGATTCCTACTAAGTTGATTATACGATATACTAGCGCTAAAACTGCTACTATAAGTATAATCCCTGTGGCGATAAGCAAAGCCGTTGTCATACCTTGTTGATAGTGTGTAGTTTGTGATATACTTTAACTATGATTTTATCTCACTAATTTTTTAAGAGTAGTGAAGTTCACATAAAAATCTTTCAAATATATCTAATATTTTTAATATTGATGATATATATCATACTTTTTTGGTGACAATATTCGATATTTTATAAAAAGGACGTGAATATCAATTAGATAGAGTTACAGATGTTAACTTCTAATAATCAACTTGTGTAACCTTCACTCCTGCTTTTTCTAGAAGCTGTAAACCCGATTTATCACGATATTCTCTTTTATAATAAAAGCATATTATACCTGCTTGAATGATTAATTTAGCACACCCGAAGCAGCAACTGTCCGTACAATAAATTGAAGATCCTTCTGTAGAATAAGTAGATTTTGCTGCTTTTGTAATTGCATTAGCTTCAGCATGTAAAACCTCTTCTTTTGTCACTAACACTTGTTCTAACTTTTTTGTTTTAGGGTTCAATACATTTTCTACGTTCTCACAGCTATTTTCAAAACCCTTAGGAGTACCATTATACCCCATAGAGATAATATTCCCCTCTTTTACAATAATAGCACCCACTTTTAATCGAGTACATCTACTAAGCTCTCCAATAGCTTCAGCGCAACGCATAAAAGCTCTATCAAATTCCTGATCTCTATCTAGCATTTGTTTGAATAGTTATTTTAGTGGTTTAATGTAAAAAAAGCCCTCCATTATTCATGAAGGGCTTCTATATCTATTTTCTTTTTCGAATTATCTACTCAAGAATTGATTTCTTCTAGAGTAAATATCTAAGAAGTAATCATCTTTTAACGAATCAATAAAGTAAATCGCTTCACCCGTAGATTTCATCTCTGGTCCTAATTGTTTATCCACATTAGGGAATTTATCAAATGAGAACACAGGGATTTTAATTGCATAACCTTCTTTAACTGGTTTAAAGTCAAAATCAGTTACTTTCTTATCTCCAAGCATTACCTTAGTTGCATAATTTACATATGGTTCTTGGTAAG includes:
- a CDS encoding cytochrome c oxidase subunit II, giving the protein MTTALLIATGIILIVAVLALVYRIINLVGIAKEDSNKVTFSNKINGALFPILLVVGLGLIYWSYNDASQYFLPEAASLHGKETDALFNITLGVVFAAFVVTHLLLFTFPFFFQYSEKRKADFYPHNDKLEIAWTAVPAIVMAVLVIFGWRAWADITAPASDSAIQVELMGKQFAWEIRYPGKDLKLGKYNVANIDNTNSMGIDFDDVNANDDFMAREIVLPVGKEVELKIRAIDVIHSVFLPHFRVKMDAVPGMPTRFKFTPSITTSEMRTKTNNPKFNYELACTEVCGYGHFGMRRIVKIVSQAEYDEWLMKQKSWLEKNPDYMATWEAKKAEKEAVAQAR
- a CDS encoding deoxycytidylate deaminase; protein product: MLDRDQEFDRAFMRCAEAIGELSRCTRLKVGAIIVKEGNIISMGYNGTPKGFENSCENVENVLNPKTKKLEQVLVTKEEVLHAEANAITKAAKSTYSTEGSSIYCTDSCCFGCAKLIIQAGIICFYYKREYRDKSGLQLLEKAGVKVTQVDY